One region of Oryza sativa Japonica Group chromosome 5, ASM3414082v1 genomic DNA includes:
- the LOC107280956 gene encoding protein G1-like2, translating to MARTAAGRVERGGGRGGRACGHRSHPSPPTLCPCPLRQAWGSLDTLVGRLCTAFDEHGGHPEANPFGARVVRLYVRDSQAKVRGIAYEKKRRKRPPTSFSHSQAAAAATCPASPAASPTPERSADMGACVAIAVAVGCTPLSLAARRGCSYCALAYRR from the coding sequence atggcgaggacggcggccggCAGAGTTGAGCGGGGCGGTGGCCGCGGTGGACGAGCGTGTGGCCACCGGAGCCACCCCTCGccgccaacgctgtgcccgtgCCCGCTCCGCCAGGCGTGGGGCAGCCTCGACACGCTCGTCGGCCGCCTCTGCACCGCCTTCGACGAGCATGGAGGCCACCCCGAGGCCAACCCGTTCGGTGCCCGCGTTGTCCGCCTCTACGTCCGCGACAGCCAGGCCAAGGTGCGCGGCATCGCCTACGAGAAGAAGCGTCGGAAGCGCCCTCCCACCTCGTTTTCTCACtctcaggccgccgccgccgccacttgcCCGGCGAGCCCAGCCGCTAGCCCGACGCCGGAGAGATCAGCCGACATGGGAGCTTGCGTCGCCATCGCTGTCGCCGTGGGGTGCACGCCACTCTCGCTAGCCGCCCGCCGCGGCTGCTCCTATTGCGCGCTCGCTTACCGCCGCTag
- the LOC136356648 gene encoding uncharacterized protein yields MYTIKGVSPDAVRLRLFPFSLLGRAKKWFYANHAAVITWDKCSTAFLSKFFPMGKTNALCGRFSSFQQTRDETILEEWERLQEYVAACPHHGMDDWLILQNFYSGLTPMSRDHLDAVAGGAFFSKMFQGAVDLIEKMVSNMSWSEERLQTRQRGMHTVKETELLAAKLDLLMKRLDDHEKWPQGTVKALDSHITCEVCGNTGHSENDCSETREEAMYMGNNNGKKLAANDKILENINVKLDGFASAFQNQLSFNKMIETQLAQLASLVPANETGRIPVQPDSSIENVKAITTRGGKFIRDPPYPNPAGTNGISKEVPSNDLADKEVQPEKIVPQEYYDTRLLPFPQRMRKLYTQQQETAPNNKGGQADGAMQQRDTPQAPGEEERSGCPTITSLIGAEQFDQALCDLGASVRVMPKDVFDKLNFIVLAPTPMRLQLADSSVCYPAGIAEDVPVKIRDFFILVDFVMLDMDTGKETPLILGRPFLSTTGANIDVGTGSIRFHTNGKEEKFEFQPRTEQCSMVRIKYGPNPQNIQVVEVEPPKTDSLVKFMQNFLEKETMMPRNRYWKTPVKPPIPAKKLEQSAQKKPPSAPKPRKVWREKPKTPAPSPPEMGRKSRN; encoded by the exons atgtacaccatcaagggcgtcagtcccgacgccgtcaggctgcggctgtttccgttctccctcctcgggaGAGCGAAGAagtggttctatgccaaccATGCTGCTGTCATTACCTGGGACAAATGCTCTACGGCATTCCTCtcgaaattcttcccgatgggcaaaaccaatgcccttTGTGGAAGGTTTTCcagtttccagcagacaagggacgAGACTATTCTGGAAGAATGGGAACGACTGCAGGAGTACGTGGctgcctgtcctcatcatgggatggatgaCTGGCTGATCCTGCAGAACTTTTATAGTGGACTCACCCCGATGTCCCGCGATCACCTGGACGCGGTAGCTGGAGGAGCCTTCTTCTCTAAAATGTTTCAAGGAGCCGTTgatttaatagagaagatggtctccaatatgagttggagcgaggaacgactccagacccgtcagcgaggcatgcaTACCGTCAAAGAGACGGAATtacttgctgccaagctggacctcctcatgaagcGATTGGATGACCATGAGAAATggccacaaggcaccgtcaaggccttggactctcACATTACGTGTGAGGTCTGCGGCAACACGGGTCATTCTGAGAATGACTGCTCCgaaacccgtgaggaggcgatgtacatgggcaacaacaacgg CAAAAAGCTTGCGGCCAATGATAAGATCCTAGAAAACATTAATGTCAAGTTAGATGGCTTCGCTTCtgcttttcaaaatcagctgagctttaacaaaatgatagaaacccagctagctcagttggcatccttagtccctgcaaatgaaaCTGGGAGGATTCCGGTACAGCCCGACTCCTCCATTGAAAATGTTAAGGCGATCacgacgaggggaggtaagtTCATTCGTGATCCGCcgtatcctaaccctgcaggaactaATGGAATATCAAAAGAAGTGCCATCTAATGACTTGGCTGACAAGGAAGTTCAGCCAGAAAAGATAGTGCCGCAGGAGTACTACGACACACGGTTGCTGCCGTTTCCTCAACGGATGAGGAAACT atatactcaacaacaagagactgCTCCCAACAACAAAGGTGGTCAAGCTGATGGAGCAATGCAGCAACgtgatactccacaagctcccggagaagaagaaagatccgggTGTCCTACGATCACCAGCTTGATCGGGGCAGAACAGTTCGACCAGGCCTTGTGCGACCTTGGAGCCAGTGTCAGAGTCATGCCAAAAGACGTCttcgacaagctcaacttcatagtgttggcaccaacaccaaTGCGCCTTCAACTGGCTGACTCGTCAGTCTGTTACCCAGCAgggatagcggaggatgtgccagtcaagatacggGACTTCTTCATCCTGGTTGACTTTGTGATGCTGGACATGGACACGGGAAAAGAGACGCCGCTCATCCTGGGGCGCCCGTTCCTTAGCACCACAGGAGCCAACATCGACGTGGGAACGGGGAGTATCCGTTTCCACACCAATGGGAAGGAAGagaagtttgagtttcaaccgaggacggaacaatgctccatggtcaggATAAAGTACGGGCCGAATCCGCAGAATATTCAAGTGGTCGAAGTAGAGCCACCCAAGACGGATAGCCTAGTAAAGTTCATGCAGAATttcctggagaaggaaacaaTGATGCCTaggaaccgttattggaagACGCCGGTAAAACCACCCATACCGGCCAAGAAGCTAGAGCAGTCGGCTCAAAAGAAGCCGCCATCCGCACCAAAGCCAAGGAAGGTGTGGAGGGAGAAGccaaagacgcccgctccatcacctccggagatGGGTAGAAAATCCAGAAACTAA